In a single window of the Nocardiopsis composta genome:
- a CDS encoding Fur family transcriptional regulator, giving the protein MARYDGAVLRALGREPHFRSAQEIHGLLGGAPAGGARGPSLSTVYRVLRRLAEEGALDTVHSPDGELLYRRCGGGAHHHLLCRLCGQVEEVPEPGELAALVERIGAASGYRSLRYSFELSGVCGGCAAEAG; this is encoded by the coding sequence GTGGCCAGGTACGACGGAGCGGTTCTGCGGGCGCTCGGCCGCGAACCGCACTTCCGCAGCGCACAGGAGATCCACGGGCTGCTCGGCGGCGCCCCGGCCGGCGGCGCCCGCGGGCCGAGCCTGTCCACGGTCTACCGGGTGCTGCGCCGGCTGGCGGAGGAAGGGGCGCTGGACACGGTGCACTCCCCCGACGGGGAGCTGCTGTACCGGCGGTGCGGCGGCGGCGCCCACCACCACCTGCTCTGCCGGCTCTGCGGCCAGGTGGAGGAGGTTCCCGAACCGGGCGAACTCGCCGCCCTGGTCGAGCGGATCGGCGCGGCCAGCGGGTACCGCTCGCTCCGCTACTCCTTCGAGCTCTCCGGGGTCTGCGGCGGCTGCGCGGCGGAGGCGGGCTGA
- a CDS encoding GTP-binding protein, whose translation MTAHTAPRGAGRLPVTVLSGFLGSGKTTLLNHVLNNRSGLRVAVVVNDMSEVGVDGDLVRGGGALSRTEERLVEMVNGCICCTLRDDLLTEVDRLAAEGRFDHLLIESSGISEPMPVAATFAVTGPDGAALLDRARLDTMVSVVDAAGFLHELGRGDDLAERGIDAYEGDGRTVSDLLVDQVEFADVLVLNKTDLVSAEQADRVEAAVRRLNPSARVIRTAHGAVDPARIIGANLFDPERAAQAPGWVAELNGDHVPETEEYGISSLVFRADRPFHPGRLWRLVAERLDSGEFGRVLRSKGFFRLATRGATVGLWSQAGPVARFEPAGAAAEPPGTGGRRQELVFIGTDLDRAALDAALRRCLLTDAESGAAVEGLDDPFPEWDVHGVPHGHVHG comes from the coding sequence ATGACGGCGCACACCGCACCGCGCGGCGCCGGGCGCCTCCCGGTCACCGTGCTCTCCGGGTTCCTCGGCTCGGGCAAGACCACCCTCCTCAACCATGTGCTGAACAACCGCTCCGGGCTGCGGGTGGCCGTGGTGGTCAACGACATGAGCGAGGTCGGCGTCGACGGGGACCTGGTGCGCGGCGGCGGCGCGCTGTCCCGCACCGAGGAGCGCCTGGTGGAGATGGTGAACGGCTGCATCTGCTGCACCCTCCGCGACGACCTGCTCACCGAGGTCGACCGGCTGGCCGCCGAAGGCCGCTTCGACCACCTGCTGATCGAGTCCAGCGGGATCTCCGAGCCGATGCCGGTCGCGGCGACCTTCGCGGTGACCGGGCCGGACGGGGCCGCGCTGCTGGACCGGGCCCGGCTGGACACCATGGTCTCGGTGGTCGACGCCGCCGGGTTCCTGCACGAGCTGGGCCGCGGCGACGACCTGGCCGAGCGCGGCATCGACGCCTACGAGGGCGACGGGCGCACCGTCAGCGACCTGCTGGTCGACCAGGTGGAGTTCGCCGACGTCCTGGTGCTCAACAAGACCGACCTGGTCTCCGCGGAGCAGGCCGACCGGGTCGAGGCCGCGGTGCGCCGGCTCAACCCGTCGGCCCGGGTGATCCGGACCGCGCACGGCGCGGTCGACCCGGCGCGCATCATCGGCGCGAACCTGTTCGACCCCGAGCGGGCCGCGCAGGCGCCCGGCTGGGTCGCCGAGCTCAACGGCGACCACGTCCCCGAGACCGAGGAGTACGGGATCTCCAGCCTGGTCTTCCGCGCGGACCGCCCGTTCCACCCCGGGCGGCTGTGGCGGCTGGTCGCCGAACGGCTCGACTCCGGGGAGTTCGGCCGGGTGCTGCGCTCCAAGGGCTTCTTCCGACTGGCCACCCGCGGCGCGACCGTCGGCCTGTGGTCCCAGGCCGGCCCGGTGGCCCGGTTCGAGCCGGCCGGCGCCGCAGCGGAGCCGCCCGGCACCGGCGGGCGGCGGCAGGAGCTGGTGTTCATCGGCACCGACCTGGACCGGGCCGCCCTCGACGCGGCGCTGCGCCGGTGCCTGCTCACCGACGCCGAATCCGGCGCGGCGGTGGAGGGGCTGGACGACCCCTTCCCCGAGTGGGACGTGCACGGCGTCCCGCACGGGCACGTGCACGGCTGA
- a CDS encoding class I SAM-dependent methyltransferase, translating into MPDHRDPYARSAEFIDLLIAPWWRANAAAVAEAVRAAAGPEGPVVDAGAGSGRGTRLLLRELPDAEVLAVEPSPALRSVLLARAADPDWGEGRVTVSGADLLSARLPGRIGGLLAMNILGHFPAERRAELWALLAERLAPRRGALVNLAPPLTPAAVPRTPMSEAAVGRRTYRGWGEARPTGGDSVVWRMTYRVEEDGQEVSSAEVEYAWHVLDEQGLRDEAARHGLQVRRTGPEEAALFLLHRSGEGRAEA; encoded by the coding sequence ATGCCCGATCACCGCGACCCCTACGCACGCTCAGCCGAGTTCATCGACCTCCTGATCGCCCCCTGGTGGCGGGCGAACGCCGCCGCGGTGGCCGAGGCGGTGCGCGCCGCCGCCGGACCGGAAGGGCCCGTCGTCGACGCCGGGGCCGGCTCCGGCCGCGGCACCCGGCTGCTCCTCCGCGAACTGCCCGACGCCGAGGTGCTCGCGGTCGAGCCCTCGCCCGCGCTCCGCTCGGTGCTGCTCGCCCGCGCCGCCGACCCGGACTGGGGCGAGGGGCGGGTCACCGTCTCCGGTGCCGACCTGCTCTCCGCCCGGCTGCCGGGGCGGATCGGCGGTCTGCTGGCGATGAACATCCTCGGCCACTTCCCCGCGGAGCGGCGCGCCGAGCTGTGGGCGCTGCTGGCCGAACGGCTCGCCCCGCGGCGCGGTGCCCTGGTGAACCTGGCCCCGCCGCTCACACCCGCCGCCGTGCCGCGCACCCCGATGAGCGAGGCGGCCGTGGGCCGGCGCACCTACCGGGGGTGGGGCGAAGCCCGGCCCACGGGCGGCGACTCCGTCGTGTGGCGGATGACCTACCGGGTCGAGGAGGACGGGCAGGAGGTCTCCTCGGCCGAGGTCGAATACGCCTGGCACGTCCTCGACGAGCAGGGGCTGCGCGACGAGGCGGCCCGGCACGGCCTGCAGGTGCGGCGCACCGGCCCCGAGGAGGCCGCGCTGTTCCTGCTGCACCGCTCCGGGGAAGGCCGGGCAGAGGCATGA
- a CDS encoding peptidoglycan-binding domain-containing protein — translation MGTMIDRAAAVLASGALALAAGMAGAPAALADGPDTPPQVLAEIEALEWPEYSFGDADTDIAVAGYLLRHLGHFTGEPRDHFTTYTEEAVEEFQTDADLKVTGTLNQETWTALRGEVFGEWGQGLPGDSGDPVRAIQYSLASDYGKDVVVDGRYGAMTAAAVKEVQEEFGIDADGIVGKITFRAMVCGGV, via the coding sequence ATGGGCACGATGATCGACCGGGCGGCGGCGGTACTGGCCTCGGGCGCGCTGGCGCTCGCGGCGGGGATGGCGGGGGCTCCGGCGGCGCTGGCCGACGGGCCGGACACCCCGCCGCAGGTGCTCGCCGAGATCGAGGCGCTGGAGTGGCCGGAGTACTCCTTCGGCGACGCCGACACCGACATCGCGGTGGCCGGCTACCTCCTCCGGCACCTCGGCCACTTCACCGGCGAGCCGCGCGACCACTTCACCACCTACACCGAGGAGGCGGTCGAGGAGTTCCAGACCGACGCCGACCTGAAGGTGACCGGCACCCTGAACCAGGAGACCTGGACCGCGCTGCGCGGCGAGGTGTTCGGCGAGTGGGGCCAGGGCCTGCCGGGCGACAGCGGCGACCCGGTCCGCGCGATCCAGTACTCTCTCGCCTCCGACTACGGCAAGGACGTGGTGGTGGACGGCCGGTACGGGGCCATGACCGCGGCCGCGGTCAAGGAGGTCCAGGAGGAGTTCGGCATCGACGCCGACGGGATCGTCGGCAAGATCACCTTCCGCGCCATGGTCTGCGGCGGAGTGTGA